From a single Oncorhynchus tshawytscha isolate Ot180627B linkage group LG33, Otsh_v2.0, whole genome shotgun sequence genomic region:
- the LOC112231432 gene encoding uncharacterized protein LOC112231432 — translation MVSAGLQMLGTALAIIGWLGSIIICALPMWKVTAFIGANIVTAQVIWEGLWMNCVTQSTGQMQCKVYDSLLALPQDLQAARALIIIAIIAGVFAILLGIAGGKCTNFVDNERSKAKVAIASGVVFLIAALLVLVPVCWSANTIIRDFYNPLLIEAQRRELGASLYIGWGSAGLMILGGALLCCSCPPKEENHNVKYSKAASSVAGSSKAYVLTTTSKQLERQCVLSSAPSNMVSLGIQMLGSALSLLGWVGVILTCILPMWRVTAFIGATIITSQTIWEGIWMSCVVESTGQMQCKPYDSLLALSSDLQAARALTVLAIATGTAGLLLAFVGGKCTRFLDEQGGGVKERVAVTAGAVLIATGVLCLIPTSWAAGAVVQGFYSSATDAQRREIGACLYIGWGASILLILGGGLFISSSCPLRAHDEDKSPSVRYLVVRSSNGAASSQAAASQHSRGPSTKSQANGKMAFTRSHSSQAASAKSQPWGVVKTRPPWEEYGLGMVEQDYIPGSGGSKAPSTKSQLNRLESQESLADKSQPSEDESLNPTKTYL, via the exons ATGGTGTCAGCTGGGTTACAGATGCTGGGCACAGCCCTGGCGATCATCGGCTGGCTGGGAAGCATCATCATCTGTGCTCTGCCCATGTGGAAGGTGACAGCTTTCATCGGAGCCAACATCGTCACCGCTCAGGTCATCTGGGAAGGGTTATGGATGAACTGTGTGACCCAGAGCACGGGCCAGATGCAGTGTAAGGTCTACGACTCCCTCCTGGCCTTACCTCAGGACCTGCAGGCCGCCAGGGCTCTGATCATAATCGCCATAATTGCCGGCGTGTTCGCCATCCTGCTTGGCATCGCCGGCGGGAAGTGCACCAACTTCGTGGATAACGAGAGGTCCAAGGCCAAGGTAGCCATCGCTAGCGGAGTCGTCTTCCTCATTGCTGCCCTTCTGGTTCTGGTCCCTGTCTGCTGGTCGGCCAACACCATCATCCGAGACTTCTACAACCCCCTTTTGATCGAGGCCCAGAGAAGGGAGCTGGGAGCCTCACTCTACATCGGCTGGGGCTCCGCAGGGCTGATGATCCTGGGCGGGGCGCTCCTCTGCTGCTCCTGCCCCCCCAAAGAAGAGAACCACAATGTCAAGTACTCCAAGGCTGCTAGTTCCGTGGCTGGCAGCAGCAAGGCCTACGTCT TGACAACAACCAGCAAGCAGCTAGAGAGACAGTGTGTtctctcctctgccccctctaACATGGTCTCTCTGGGGATCCAGATGCTGGGCAGCGCCCTGAGCCTGCTGGGCTGGGTGGGGGTCATCCTGACCTGCATCCTGCCCATGTGGAGGGTCACGGCCTTCATTGGAGCCACCATCATCACGTCTCAGACCATCTGGGAGGGTATCTGGATGAGCTGCGTGGTCGAGAGTACGGGCCAGATGCAGTGTAAACCATACGACTCCCTCCTGGCCCTGTCCTCCGACCTCCAAGCTGCCAGAGCGCTCACCGTCCTCGCCATCGCCACGGGCACCGCCGGGCTCCTACTGGCCTTCGTCGGGGGGAAGTGCACTCGGTTTCTGGACGAGCAAGGTGGCGGGGTCAAAGAACGGGTTGCCGTGACAGCGGGCGCGGTGTTGATCGCCACGGGGGTGCTGTGCCTGATCCCCACTTCGTGGGCTGCTGGGGCGGTGGTGCAGGGGTTCTACAGCTCCGCCACCGATGCCCAGCGGAGGGAGATCGGGGCGTGTCTATACATCGGCTGGGGGGCATCCATCCTTCTCATCCTGGGAGGGGGGCTGTTCATCAGCTCCTCCTGCCCCCTCAGGGCCCACGATGAGGATAAGAGCCCCTCTGTTCGCTACCTGGTGGTTCGCTCTTCCAACGGAGCCGCCTCCAGCCAGGCAGCAGCCTCCCAGCACAGCAGGGGACCGTCCACAAAGTCCCAGGCCAACGGCAAAATGGCCTTTACCAGGTCTCACAGCAGCCAGGCAGCATCTGCCAAGTCTCAGCCCTGGGGAGTGGTGAAAACCAGGCCTCCCTGGGAGGAGTACGGGCTAGGTATGGTAGAGCAGGACTACATCCCGGGGTCTGGGGGGAGTAAGGCACCGTCTACAAAGTCTCAGTTGAACAGACTGGAGTCTCAGGAGAGTTTAGCAGACAAGTCTCAACCCAGTGAGGATGAATCCTTAAACCCAACTAAGACCTATCtctga